The Aminithiophilus ramosus genome contains a region encoding:
- a CDS encoding YitT family protein yields MNVRKLFALLRREGKTFALVTAGTVVMCAGIVAFTLPYRFPDVGVTGLAVLSNYLWGISPSWIIGAANGLLFLWAWRGLSPRFVGWSAYSVALTTAALELLKLFPYPHLSEPLLAAVLGGVVKGLGIGLVFLAGASTGGTDIIVVTLRKRFGIDVGLYSFYINAVILFLSAFVIGLENALYGLLSMYAVGVVMDGVLKSFDRRKQVFVITAEMEEVRRFVTEDLHKGVTLLHGTGGYTGQERTVLMSFMTQRQTVELKRFLASLDPRAFMAVGDASEVVGQGFKPWKKDD; encoded by the coding sequence ATGAACGTGAGAAAGCTTTTCGCCCTTCTGCGCCGCGAGGGGAAGACCTTCGCCCTCGTCACGGCGGGAACGGTCGTCATGTGCGCCGGGATCGTCGCCTTCACCCTGCCCTACCGCTTCCCCGACGTGGGCGTCACGGGCCTGGCCGTGCTGAGCAATTACCTCTGGGGCATCTCCCCCTCGTGGATCATCGGTGCCGCCAACGGCCTGCTCTTCCTCTGGGCCTGGCGGGGTCTTTCGCCGCGCTTCGTCGGCTGGTCGGCCTACTCGGTGGCCCTCACCACGGCGGCCCTGGAACTCCTCAAGCTCTTCCCCTACCCCCACCTGAGCGAACCCCTTCTGGCGGCCGTCCTGGGCGGCGTCGTGAAGGGCCTCGGCATCGGCCTCGTCTTCCTCGCCGGAGCCTCGACGGGAGGAACCGACATCATCGTCGTCACCCTCCGCAAGCGCTTCGGCATCGACGTGGGGCTCTATTCCTTCTACATCAACGCCGTCATCCTCTTCCTCTCGGCCTTCGTCATCGGCCTCGAAAACGCCCTCTACGGCCTTCTTTCCATGTACGCCGTCGGCGTCGTCATGGACGGCGTCCTCAAGTCCTTCGACCGGCGCAAGCAGGTCTTCGTCATCACCGCCGAGATGGAGGAGGTGCGCCGCTTCGTCACCGAAGACCTCCACAAGGGGGTCACCCTCCTTCACGGCACGGGCGGCTACACGGGGCAGGAGCGGACGGTGCTCATGTCCTTCATGACCCAGCGCCAGACGGTGGAGCTCAAACGGTTTCTGGCCTCTCTCGACCCGCGGGCCTTCATGGCCGTCGGCGACGCCTCGGAAGTGGTGGGCCAGGGCTTCAAGCCCTGGAAGAAGGACGACTGA
- a CDS encoding HD-GYP domain-containing protein → MPKRSDRAAARPKILLADDDPVNCRLLARLLGEGADVTFVHDGGAALERAVADRPDLILLDVNMPVLDGYETCRRLKALPEPDALPVIFITGLNDSDAETAAFSAGAVDFVTKPFHPDVVRARVNTHLELKFLHDDLESQVRERTRQLEETQREILQRLAMAAEYRDPDTGMHINRIGAFVHLLCSSLGMERGVCDEIALASTLHDVGKIAIPDGILLKPGRLTCEEFEIMKRHPSIGVQLLEGLEPSLFEVARQIALTHHEKWDGSGYPAGLSGEAIPLVGRMVALCDVYDALTSERPYKGAWTPEEAFEEIARGRGRHFDPALTDLFLSLKEEILRIQADLDGPDRHEERGER, encoded by the coding sequence ATGCCGAAACGTTCCGACCGCGCCGCGGCGAGACCGAAGATCCTCCTCGCCGACGACGACCCCGTCAACTGCCGTCTTCTGGCCCGCCTCCTCGGCGAGGGAGCCGACGTGACCTTCGTCCACGACGGAGGGGCGGCTCTGGAGCGGGCCGTCGCCGACCGTCCCGACCTCATCCTCCTGGACGTGAACATGCCCGTCCTCGACGGCTACGAGACCTGCCGCCGCCTCAAGGCTCTGCCCGAGCCGGACGCCCTTCCGGTCATCTTCATCACGGGGCTGAACGACAGCGACGCCGAGACGGCGGCCTTTTCCGCCGGCGCCGTCGATTTCGTCACCAAGCCCTTCCATCCCGACGTGGTCCGGGCCCGCGTGAATACCCATCTGGAGCTGAAGTTTCTCCACGACGACCTGGAGTCGCAGGTCCGCGAGAGGACCCGCCAGCTCGAGGAGACGCAGCGCGAGATTCTCCAGCGCCTGGCCATGGCCGCCGAGTACCGCGACCCCGACACGGGGATGCACATCAACCGCATCGGCGCCTTCGTCCATCTCCTCTGTTCCTCGCTGGGGATGGAACGAGGCGTCTGCGACGAGATCGCCCTGGCCAGCACCCTTCACGACGTGGGGAAGATCGCCATCCCCGACGGCATCCTCCTCAAGCCGGGCCGCCTCACCTGCGAGGAGTTCGAGATCATGAAGCGTCACCCCTCCATCGGAGTCCAGCTCCTCGAAGGTCTCGAACCCTCCCTCTTCGAGGTGGCCCGCCAGATCGCCCTGACGCACCACGAGAAGTGGGACGGATCGGGCTATCCGGCGGGACTCTCGGGAGAGGCCATCCCCCTCGTGGGGCGGATGGTGGCACTCTGCGACGTCTACGACGCCCTCACGTCGGAGCGTCCCTACAAGGGCGCCTGGACGCCCGAGGAGGCCTTCGAGGAGATCGCCCGGGGACGGGGACGTCACTTCGACCCGGCCCTGACGGACCTCTTCCTCTCCCTGAAGGAGGAGATCCTCCGCATCCAGGCCGACCTCGACGGCCCGGACCGTCACGAGGAGAGGGGAGAGAGGTGA
- a CDS encoding ABC transporter substrate-binding protein has product MRFRLVAAAALLLLASFRPAGATEVFVVSSYHAGDLCDRPQHEAAVEALRQSHIEGLRFRSYHLDSRRRPPEEVHASVRLIVDDLRRHRPDLVLTVDDPAFALLYREVLSLPSVRLVFTGLNRPAEAYSRETPFLDDRGRPDRNITGVFEHLFMKEQLELLETVLGRPLRKVALLHSTDPVGLILKEQIVAELADTPYADSLVVTAVDDLEGVRSAALAVGADESVDAYIAATLSVASPGGRLTLDDVAPLLTKGTGKIDLALNSAFAELGFFGGVSVDFHQMGFQAGLMAAKLLKGQEVARLPVERARRSLVVVNRRRVGELGLRLSAPFLAVVDRFIQ; this is encoded by the coding sequence GTGAGGTTCCGCCTCGTCGCCGCCGCGGCGCTTCTCCTGCTTGCCTCCTTCCGCCCCGCAGGGGCGACGGAGGTTTTCGTCGTGTCGAGCTACCACGCGGGGGACCTCTGCGACCGGCCCCAGCACGAGGCCGCCGTCGAGGCCCTCCGCCAGAGCCACATCGAGGGGCTCCGCTTCCGAAGCTACCATCTCGATTCGAGGCGTCGCCCCCCCGAGGAGGTGCACGCCTCGGTGAGGCTCATCGTCGACGACCTGCGCCGCCACCGCCCCGATCTGGTCCTGACCGTCGACGATCCCGCCTTCGCCCTCCTCTACCGGGAGGTTCTCTCCCTGCCTTCGGTCCGCCTCGTCTTCACGGGCCTGAACCGTCCTGCCGAGGCCTACAGCCGGGAGACGCCCTTCCTCGACGACCGGGGCCGTCCCGACCGCAACATCACCGGCGTTTTCGAGCACCTTTTCATGAAGGAACAGCTGGAGCTGCTGGAGACGGTCCTGGGACGCCCCTTGCGGAAGGTGGCCCTGCTCCACTCGACGGACCCCGTCGGCCTGATCCTGAAGGAGCAGATCGTCGCCGAACTGGCCGACACGCCCTATGCGGACTCCCTCGTCGTCACGGCCGTCGACGATCTGGAGGGGGTCCGCTCGGCAGCCCTGGCCGTCGGAGCCGACGAGAGCGTCGACGCCTACATCGCGGCGACCCTTTCCGTCGCCTCCCCCGGCGGACGGCTCACCCTCGACGACGTGGCCCCCCTCCTGACAAAAGGGACGGGCAAGATCGATCTGGCCCTCAACAGCGCCTTCGCCGAGCTGGGCTTTTTCGGCGGCGTCAGCGTCGATTTCCACCAGATGGGCTTCCAGGCGGGGCTGATGGCGGCCAAGCTCCTCAAGGGGCAGGAGGTCGCCCGCCTTCCCGTCGAGAGGGCCCGACGCTCCCTCGTCGTCGTCAACCGCCGCCGCGTCGGCGAGCTGGGGCTCCGTCTTTCCGCTCCCTTCCTGGCCGTCGTCGACCGATTCATCCAATGA
- a CDS encoding YhcH/YjgK/YiaL family protein, with protein sequence MICGTLGRRRDDGLFLPEPLARALAFLDGDLSALPAGRHALEDEALYAVVAEAETGPFGGGEWESHRRYVDVQCLLEGEEWIGWAPDDGLSPRRDALDEEDCLYYDVPPSPTWIRLLPGRYAVFFPDDLHCPLRTASTPSPIRKIVVKIALSLFRGED encoded by the coding sequence ATGATCTGCGGAACGCTCGGCCGTCGCCGCGACGACGGCCTTTTCCTGCCCGAGCCCCTGGCCCGGGCCCTTGCCTTTCTCGACGGAGACCTCTCCGCCCTGCCTGCCGGACGGCACGCCCTGGAGGACGAGGCCCTCTACGCCGTCGTCGCCGAGGCCGAGACGGGCCCCTTCGGCGGAGGGGAATGGGAGTCCCACCGGCGCTACGTCGACGTCCAGTGCCTTCTCGAAGGGGAGGAGTGGATCGGCTGGGCTCCCGACGACGGCCTCTCTCCCCGCCGCGACGCCCTCGACGAGGAGGACTGCCTCTACTACGACGTCCCTCCCTCGCCGACGTGGATCCGCCTCCTGCCGGGGCGCTACGCCGTCTTCTTCCCCGACGACCTCCACTGCCCTCTGCGGACGGCCTCGACGCCGTCGCCGATCCGGAAAATCGTCGTCAAGATCGCCCTTAGCCTTTTCCGGGGGGAAGACTGA
- a CDS encoding ATP-binding protein, protein MRSLLRPSGLIPAGPAARPFSPADRPSVRWRARQGASVRRGFGAQNLASTSSRGRGGLSRSFRSYRPREEATAILLPQPFSSLISNLPAVLFRTDGAGRVLFVTASVADLTGHGAEAFLDGAVRYDDLIGGDDRKAVAEAIDGALRRGEGWEVEYPIVGPGGAIRWVLERGRPFDGEGLSCLDRLLLDVTERHEEKEALLREGRLQRLLMTLASSFVNVPLDSVEGAIGGALAEMGTFVGADRAYVFDYDFEGGFCSNSYEWCAPAVEPQIDNLQAVPLALVPEWVAAHRRGEAVYIVDVQALPPGGLRKTLEPQGIRSLLALPVMKGEEPIGFVGFDFVAGRHACSAAERDLLSLFGGMLVNIDLRRRSDRAWREAAERAEAASRAKGEFLANMSHEIRTPLNGILGMAGLLAATKLSADQKECVETIRLSGETLLALVNDILDFSKMEAGRLLLDRVDFDVRRLVDDVLSAFAVRARTKGIGLSGRVEGVLPPSLRGDPLRIRQILTNLVGNALKFTPKGEVTLRVVPLGEGPEGLWLQFSVSDTGIGIPADKAGGLFDRFFQVDSSVSRRFGGTGLGLAIAKQLVELMGGRIGVESREGEGSTFRFSLPLPPGRGAIAPGSPFPAGKAVLVVEDNVINRKVLLNLLKGLGLEADVAGDGRQALETMAGKIYDLVLMDVQMPVMDGLEAVRRIRSGQAGTTNRSVPVVAVTAHAMAGDRDVCFAAGMDDYISKPISPEVLAQVVGRWLPGLFLP, encoded by the coding sequence TTGAGGTCCCTTCTTCGACCCTCCGGCCTCATCCCCGCCGGGCCGGCGGCGCGTCCTTTTTCGCCTGCCGATCGGCCTTCCGTCCGGTGGCGGGCCCGTCAAGGCGCCTCGGTAAGGCGCGGCTTCGGGGCGCAAAACCTCGCCTCGACGTCGTCCCGCGGCCGCGGCGGTCTTTCTCGGTCCTTCCGCAGTTACCGCCCCAGAGAGGAGGCGACGGCGATCCTTCTTCCCCAGCCTTTTTCTTCCCTGATCTCCAACCTTCCGGCCGTTCTCTTCAGGACCGACGGGGCCGGAAGGGTCCTTTTCGTGACGGCCTCCGTCGCCGACCTGACGGGCCACGGCGCCGAGGCCTTCCTCGACGGGGCGGTGCGCTACGACGACCTCATCGGGGGCGACGACAGAAAGGCCGTGGCCGAGGCCATCGACGGCGCCCTCCGCCGGGGAGAAGGCTGGGAGGTCGAATACCCCATCGTCGGCCCCGGCGGGGCGATCCGCTGGGTGCTGGAGCGGGGGCGTCCCTTCGACGGAGAGGGCCTCTCCTGTCTCGACAGGCTTCTCCTGGACGTGACGGAAAGGCACGAGGAAAAGGAGGCCCTCCTCCGGGAGGGGCGCCTCCAGCGGCTCCTGATGACGCTCGCCTCGTCCTTCGTCAACGTCCCCCTCGACTCCGTCGAAGGGGCCATCGGAGGGGCCCTCGCCGAGATGGGGACCTTCGTCGGCGCCGACAGGGCCTACGTCTTCGATTACGACTTCGAAGGCGGCTTCTGCTCCAACAGCTACGAGTGGTGCGCTCCCGCCGTGGAGCCCCAGATCGACAACCTCCAGGCCGTCCCTCTGGCCCTCGTTCCCGAATGGGTGGCCGCCCACCGCCGCGGCGAGGCCGTCTACATCGTCGACGTCCAGGCCCTTCCGCCGGGAGGGCTGAGGAAGACGCTGGAGCCCCAGGGGATCAGGAGCCTTCTGGCCCTGCCCGTGATGAAGGGGGAGGAGCCCATCGGCTTCGTCGGCTTCGACTTCGTCGCCGGCCGCCACGCCTGCTCGGCGGCGGAGCGCGACCTTCTCTCCCTTTTCGGCGGCATGCTCGTCAACATCGACCTCCGCCGCCGCTCCGACAGGGCCTGGCGCGAGGCGGCCGAGAGGGCCGAGGCGGCCAGCCGGGCCAAGGGCGAGTTCCTGGCCAACATGAGCCACGAGATCAGGACGCCTCTCAACGGCATCCTCGGCATGGCGGGACTCCTGGCGGCGACGAAGCTGAGCGCCGACCAGAAAGAGTGCGTCGAGACGATACGGCTCAGCGGGGAGACCCTCCTGGCCCTCGTCAACGACATCCTCGACTTCTCCAAGATGGAGGCGGGGCGCCTCCTCCTCGATCGGGTCGATTTCGACGTCCGCCGCCTCGTCGACGACGTCCTCTCGGCCTTCGCCGTCCGGGCCCGGACCAAGGGGATCGGCCTCTCGGGGCGCGTCGAGGGAGTCCTGCCGCCCTCCCTGCGGGGCGATCCCCTGAGGATCCGCCAGATCCTGACCAACCTCGTCGGCAACGCCCTCAAGTTCACCCCCAAAGGCGAAGTGACCCTTCGCGTCGTCCCCCTCGGGGAGGGCCCCGAAGGGCTGTGGCTCCAGTTCTCCGTCAGCGACACGGGCATCGGCATCCCCGCCGACAAGGCGGGAGGGCTTTTCGACCGCTTCTTCCAGGTCGACTCGTCGGTGTCCCGCCGCTTCGGCGGGACGGGGCTCGGCCTGGCCATCGCCAAGCAGCTCGTCGAGCTCATGGGCGGCCGGATCGGCGTCGAAAGCCGCGAGGGAGAGGGCTCGACCTTCCGCTTCTCCCTGCCTCTGCCGCCGGGCAGGGGGGCGATCGCCCCGGGGAGCCCCTTCCCGGCCGGGAAGGCCGTCCTGGTCGTCGAGGACAACGTCATCAACAGGAAGGTCCTTCTCAACCTCCTCAAGGGGCTGGGCCTGGAGGCCGACGTCGCCGGCGACGGCCGCCAGGCCCTGGAGACGATGGCCGGCAAGATCTACGACCTCGTCCTCATGGATGTCCAGATGCCCGTCATGGACGGCCTGGAGGCGGTACGGCGCATCCGTTCCGGCCAGGCGGGGACGACGAATCGCTCCGTTCCCGTCGTCGCCGTGACGGCCCACGCCATGGCCGGCGACCGGGACGTCTGCTTCGCCGCGGGGATGGACGACTACATCTCCAAACCCATCTCTCCCGAGGTCCTGGCCCAGGTCGTCGGGAGGTGGCTGCCGGGCCTCTTCCTCCCCTGA